From a region of the Caldicellulosiruptoraceae bacterium PP1 genome:
- a CDS encoding DUF2294 domain-containing protein produces MTKGQIEAKISEVVSKFEIEYMGRGPKQIKTMICEDTIIIRLVRFLSPAEKSLSTLNDGAELLKRFRYSLFELAKDRLKEMLEEIIGARITNIYSDLNTTSGEKVIIVTLDRNYDKEIK; encoded by the coding sequence ATGACCAAAGGGCAGATAGAAGCTAAGATTAGTGAAGTAGTTAGCAAATTTGAGATTGAATATATGGGAAGAGGTCCTAAACAGATTAAGACTATGATATGTGAGGATACAATAATCATTAGGCTGGTTAGGTTCCTAAGCCCTGCTGAAAAATCATTATCAACACTCAATGATGGAGCAGAGTTATTAAAGAGATTTAGGTATTCACTATTCGAATTGGCAAAAGATAGGTTAAAAGAGATGTTAGAAGAAATTATAGGTGCAAGAATAACAAACATTTATTCTGATTTAAACACTACAAGTGGTGAAAAAGTGATTATTGTAACACTTGATAGGAATTATGACAAAGAAATTAAATAA
- a CDS encoding DUF4914 family protein gives MVIENIKKLKLDDEIMEILINSKSIIFPEKRTQFLEMALGGENNNYFEVKFKIDDQCEEIEAIVTKCNNGIVVNYPDIYMRRRDPDSMVIGDNEETDKPRFKDLYGDDFDNLRIKTFEWLKTQELIVMPFMAGGYELGYEALLIAPKNTAFFALALADIQGFIPYSELSDNFNPKAIAYVAPPFRHTFFSGKQVVIHNRKKDLHEIFSYNLYPGPSAKKGIYGVLLNIGESEKWVSVHASTVKIVTPYDNEIVIVHEGASGGGKSEMIQQMHKEKDNKVLLAQNIVTNEKFYLEIKESCDIYPVTDDIALVHPKLQNGNKKMVVKDAEQGWFVRLDNITHYGTDPQLEKICIQPPEPLVFFNVVGVPGSTCLIWEHTMDEPGKPCPNPRVILPRKFIPNIVDTPVDVDIRSFGVRTPPCTKEKPTYGIVGLMHILTPALAWLWRLVSPRGYANPSITDSEALSSEGVGSYWPFATGKKVKQANLLLEQILSFSNTRYILIPNQYIGAYKVGFMPEWIIREYLAKRGSTRFKQEQITPSKCSLLGYSLESIKFEGTYIPKQLLQVDLQPEVGEDGFNKGMEILNKFFKKELKNFITDELDPLGKKIIECCMDNGTIEDYNSLIPTKL, from the coding sequence ATGGTTATTGAAAATATTAAAAAACTAAAATTAGACGATGAAATTATGGAGATACTTATTAACAGTAAGAGTATAATTTTCCCAGAAAAAAGAACACAATTTTTAGAAATGGCGTTAGGTGGGGAAAATAACAACTATTTTGAAGTTAAATTTAAAATAGATGATCAATGCGAAGAAATTGAAGCAATAGTAACAAAATGTAATAATGGTATTGTTGTTAATTATCCAGATATATATATGAGAAGAAGGGATCCGGATAGTATGGTAATTGGTGATAATGAAGAGACAGATAAACCAAGGTTTAAAGATTTGTATGGAGATGATTTTGATAATCTTAGAATAAAAACATTTGAATGGTTAAAAACACAAGAACTTATTGTTATGCCCTTTATGGCAGGAGGATATGAACTTGGGTATGAAGCATTATTAATTGCTCCTAAAAATACTGCATTTTTTGCATTAGCTTTAGCTGATATACAAGGCTTTATACCATATTCAGAATTATCTGACAATTTTAATCCAAAAGCAATTGCATATGTTGCACCACCATTTAGGCATACTTTTTTTTCAGGAAAACAAGTTGTAATACACAATAGAAAAAAAGATTTACATGAAATATTTTCTTATAATTTATATCCAGGCCCAAGTGCTAAAAAAGGCATTTATGGAGTTTTATTGAATATTGGTGAGTCAGAGAAATGGGTTAGTGTTCATGCATCAACTGTTAAAATAGTTACCCCTTATGATAATGAAATTGTTATTGTTCATGAAGGAGCAAGCGGCGGTGGTAAAAGTGAAATGATACAACAAATGCATAAAGAAAAGGATAACAAAGTTTTGCTTGCTCAAAATATAGTGACAAACGAAAAATTCTATTTAGAGATAAAAGAATCATGTGATATCTATCCTGTAACCGATGATATAGCTTTAGTTCATCCAAAGTTACAGAATGGTAATAAAAAAATGGTTGTAAAAGATGCAGAACAAGGTTGGTTTGTAAGACTTGATAATATTACACATTATGGAACTGACCCTCAACTAGAAAAAATTTGCATACAACCCCCAGAGCCATTGGTTTTTTTTAATGTTGTAGGTGTTCCTGGTTCGACTTGTTTAATTTGGGAACATACAATGGATGAACCAGGTAAACCATGCCCAAACCCAAGGGTAATTTTGCCAAGAAAATTTATTCCTAATATTGTCGACACCCCTGTTGACGTTGACATTAGAAGCTTTGGCGTAAGAACACCACCTTGCACCAAAGAAAAGCCAACTTATGGAATTGTTGGTCTTATGCATATATTAACACCTGCATTAGCATGGCTCTGGAGGTTAGTAAGTCCAAGAGGATATGCAAATCCAAGTATTACAGATAGTGAAGCTTTATCAAGTGAAGGAGTTGGATCATATTGGCCTTTTGCAACAGGTAAAAAGGTTAAACAAGCTAACTTATTACTAGAGCAAATATTATCATTTAGCAATACTAGATATATATTAATTCCAAATCAATATATAGGTGCATATAAGGTAGGGTTTATGCCAGAATGGATTATAAGAGAATATTTAGCAAAAAGAGGTTCAACTAGATTTAAACAAGAACAAATTACACCTTCTAAATGTTCGTTATTAGGATATTCATTGGAATCTATTAAGTTTGAAGGAACATATATTCCTAAACAACTGTTACAAGTAGATCTACAGCCTGAAGTTGGGGAAGATGGATTTAATAAAGGAATGGAAATACTTAATAAATTTTTCAAAAAAGAATTGAAGAATTTTATAACCGATGAATTAGATCCATTAGGTAAAAAGATAATTGAATGTTGCATGGATAATGGAACTATTGAGGATTACAATTCATTGATACCAACAAAATTATAA
- a CDS encoding KamA family radical SAM protein: MIKNEVESRFYRLKAEIDDYLSIVNKIKTGLDEKDKIEYQKRKILKLLGATQNDWSNYKWQIANRFSNPHSFKDIIGLNTQEVIDIENVSKRYRFAVSPYYLSLIEPNNENCPIRMQSIPSIKELNDEGELDPMNEAETSPTEIITQRYPDRLIVKVTNVCGMFCRFCQRRRLIGEIDKHASKESIIEAIEYIRQNKNIRDVLITGGDSFLLSDSEIEWILKELRSIKHVEIIRFGTRTPVTLPQRITNELVSILNKYHPIYVNTHFNHPKEITQDSQRAIEMLADAGIPLGNQMVLLKGINNDNFIVRKLNQELLKIRVKPYYIFHPKRVKGTSHFWLSIQEGLEIMESLRGRTSGMAVPTYILNAPKGMGKTPLLPNYLLYIGKGRAVLRNWQGKMFEIEN; this comes from the coding sequence ATGATTAAGAATGAAGTTGAAAGTAGATTTTATAGACTCAAAGCAGAGATAGATGACTATCTAAGTATAGTAAATAAAATTAAAACAGGTCTAGATGAAAAAGATAAAATTGAATATCAAAAAAGAAAGATACTAAAATTACTTGGTGCAACACAGAATGATTGGTCAAATTACAAATGGCAAATAGCTAATAGATTTTCAAACCCTCATAGCTTTAAGGACATAATTGGTTTAAATACGCAGGAAGTGATTGATATAGAAAATGTATCAAAAAGATATAGATTTGCAGTATCACCATATTATTTATCATTAATTGAACCTAATAATGAGAACTGCCCAATTAGAATGCAATCTATTCCAAGTATTAAAGAACTTAATGATGAGGGCGAGCTAGATCCAATGAATGAGGCTGAAACATCTCCAACCGAGATTATTACTCAAAGGTATCCTGATAGGTTAATTGTAAAAGTTACAAATGTTTGTGGAATGTTTTGTAGATTTTGTCAACGTAGAAGACTAATTGGTGAGATAGATAAACATGCGTCAAAAGAAAGTATTATTGAAGCTATTGAATACATTAGACAAAACAAAAACATAAGAGATGTATTAATTACTGGTGGTGATTCGTTTTTATTATCAGACTCAGAGATAGAATGGATTTTAAAAGAGCTTAGAAGTATAAAACATGTTGAAATAATTAGATTTGGGACAAGAACACCTGTAACTTTGCCACAAAGAATAACAAATGAGCTTGTTAGTATTCTCAATAAATATCATCCGATATATGTAAATACTCACTTCAATCATCCAAAAGAAATAACACAGGATTCACAAAGAGCAATTGAAATGCTTGCTGATGCTGGAATTCCACTAGGTAATCAGATGGTTTTGTTAAAAGGAATAAACAATGATAATTTCATTGTTAGAAAACTCAATCAGGAGCTTTTGAAAATTAGAGTTAAGCCATATTATATATTTCATCCAAAAAGGGTTAAAGGAACATCACATTTTTGGCTTTCTATTCAAGAAGGACTAGAAATTATGGAAAGTTTAAGAGGCAGGACATCTGGTATGGCTGTTCCTACCTATATATTAAATGCACCAAAAGGTATGGGAAAAACACCACTTCTACCAAATTATCTACTATATATAGGCAAAGGTAGAGCAGTTTTAAGAAATTGGCAGGGAAAGATGTTTGAAATTGAGAACTGA
- a CDS encoding metal ABC transporter ATP-binding protein — MIMIKNVSYDIGEKRILNEISVDIKDGRFTAIVGPNGSGKSTLLNIIAGIYKPTKGQVIIFDKRELSKKDRVKISYVQQKATSFNMSFPISVLEATLLGLVPKKKLFQRYSKNDIEKAKEILEMLELYQYKDKSLGKLSGGQQQRVFIARALISEPQLLLLDEPTVGIDSKSEEILYSILAKIKEKGTTIVMVTHDIFAVTKNADEVICMGEGQIYTACSINDFSPSKYEKLYKYDVKKLSHKHSHYHVKKDD, encoded by the coding sequence ATGATAATGATTAAAAATGTTTCCTATGATATTGGTGAAAAGAGGATACTTAATGAAATTTCTGTGGATATAAAGGATGGGAGATTCACAGCTATTGTTGGCCCCAATGGTTCTGGTAAAAGTACTCTGTTAAATATAATAGCTGGCATTTATAAACCTACAAAAGGCCAAGTAATAATTTTTGACAAGAGAGAATTATCAAAAAAGGATAGAGTGAAAATCTCATATGTTCAGCAAAAAGCTACCAGTTTTAACATGTCATTTCCTATAAGCGTGTTAGAAGCAACATTACTTGGTTTGGTACCTAAGAAAAAATTATTCCAAAGATATAGTAAAAATGATATTGAAAAAGCAAAAGAAATACTTGAAATGTTAGAACTATACCAATATAAAGATAAATCCTTAGGTAAATTATCAGGAGGTCAACAACAAAGAGTGTTTATTGCAAGAGCATTAATTTCAGAACCTCAACTACTTTTATTAGATGAACCAACTGTAGGAATAGATTCAAAATCAGAGGAGATTCTATATAGTATTCTTGCAAAGATTAAAGAAAAAGGGACAACAATAGTTATGGTAACACATGATATCTTCGCAGTTACGAAAAATGCTGATGAAGTAATTTGTATGGGGGAAGGGCAGATATATACAGCGTGCAGTATAAATGATTTTTCTCCTTCAAAGTATGAAAAACTCTATAAATATGATGTTAAAAAGCTATCACATAAACATTCACATTACCATGTAAAAAAGGATGATTAA
- a CDS encoding MFS transporter — translation MIKSNDKKLILLISIITMLCLGTIYSWSIFRKPLEDLLGISPLQSGLPYMFFLLFYSLFMPITGNIISYKNYHKIFFIGLHFLFLGWFLAGFSKNIYLITIFYGFLGGIGVGIIYGIPLFWINTLFNKNKGRYIGIVLAGFGLSPFTTAPIANILISKYGVLNAFKIFGLAFYIILFSIYICINSNCIKRYFIQIKEEDKKHDISIKLSKQFIFIWLFFFLGTFIGLTSISIAAPVGNEIHKIPLNILSLYLSIFALFNAFGRILYGFLLDKLYYKKVMLISLISITFAALFEFFNVESKLVYILTFSILWLNLGGWLSIAPTLTEKILGNKNFSKNYGYIFTAYGTSAITGTLLSGYLRTVFNSYKYFFIIILIIILVGIVGLILYKDNGYK, via the coding sequence ATGATTAAATCAAATGACAAAAAGCTTATTTTATTAATAAGCATTATTACAATGCTTTGCTTAGGAACGATATATTCATGGAGTATTTTTAGAAAGCCACTAGAAGACTTATTGGGGATAAGCCCGCTACAAAGCGGGCTCCCCTATATGTTTTTTCTTTTATTTTATTCTTTATTTATGCCTATTACAGGTAATATCATATCTTATAAAAATTATCACAAAATATTTTTTATAGGACTTCATTTTCTTTTTCTCGGTTGGTTTCTTGCCGGGTTTTCAAAAAATATATATTTAATTACTATATTTTATGGATTTTTAGGTGGGATTGGGGTAGGAATTATATATGGTATACCTTTATTCTGGATAAACACATTGTTTAATAAAAATAAAGGAAGATATATAGGAATTGTTTTAGCTGGGTTTGGTTTATCTCCATTTACTACTGCACCAATAGCTAATATATTGATAAGCAAGTATGGTGTATTAAATGCTTTTAAAATATTTGGTTTAGCTTTTTATATAATTCTTTTTTCAATTTATATATGCATTAATAGTAATTGTATCAAAAGGTATTTTATTCAAATAAAAGAAGAAGACAAAAAGCATGATATATCAATTAAATTAAGCAAACAATTTATATTCATTTGGCTATTTTTCTTCTTAGGAACATTTATCGGGCTAACATCCATTTCTATAGCAGCTCCTGTCGGAAATGAAATACACAAAATACCTTTAAATATATTATCCTTATATTTAAGTATCTTTGCATTATTTAATGCCTTTGGAAGAATATTGTATGGCTTTTTGCTTGATAAACTATATTACAAAAAAGTAATGCTAATCTCATTAATTTCAATTACTTTTGCAGCTTTATTTGAATTTTTTAATGTGGAATCAAAATTAGTGTATATTTTAACCTTTTCAATATTATGGTTAAATTTAGGTGGTTGGCTTTCTATTGCTCCTACATTAACAGAGAAAATACTTGGAAATAAAAATTTTAGCAAAAATTATGGATATATTTTTACTGCATATGGAACAAGTGCTATTACAGGAACGTTATTATCAGGATATTTAAGAACTGTATTTAATTCATACAAATACTTTTTTATTATCATTCTTATTATAATCTTAGTAGGAATAGTTGGTTTAATATTATATAAAGATAATGGTTATAAATAA
- a CDS encoding metal ABC transporter substrate-binding protein, giving the protein MKIRKFFIISFLLIFSLIFTSCKQQTTQKSIWTTIYPIYSITKIIAQDKIEVYKVIKDGAEVHSFEPTTKDIAKMSDSLGVFYIGLIDDWAKKSLDGTQTKVYKVSKGIDIQNYDPHIWNSPKNAIILAKNIKDALSQIDKDNALFYQKNFYKFQKEMLSIDKELKKISLKAKNKVFLISHPSFGYLANEYNLVQYSITGLNEEEEPSPAKIREIIKLIKQKNIRYLLYDPNENINIIKPIINETKIKTVEVYGMGVSSSDMSKNQTYIGLMKKNLLAIKKALLE; this is encoded by the coding sequence ATGAAGATTAGAAAATTTTTTATCATTTCTTTCTTATTAATTTTTAGTTTAATATTTACGTCTTGTAAACAACAGACAACACAAAAAAGTATATGGACAACAATATACCCTATTTATTCTATAACAAAGATTATTGCTCAAGATAAAATAGAAGTATACAAGGTTATAAAAGATGGTGCTGAGGTTCATTCATTTGAGCCAACAACAAAAGACATTGCAAAAATGTCAGATTCTCTTGGTGTTTTTTATATAGGACTAATTGATGATTGGGCAAAAAAATCTTTAGATGGAACCCAAACAAAGGTCTATAAAGTATCAAAAGGTATTGATATTCAAAACTATGATCCACATATATGGAATTCACCAAAAAATGCGATTATTTTAGCAAAAAACATTAAAGATGCCTTATCACAAATTGATAAAGATAATGCCTTATTCTATCAAAAGAATTTTTACAAATTTCAAAAAGAAATGTTATCTATTGATAAAGAGTTAAAAAAAATATCTTTAAAAGCAAAAAATAAAGTTTTTTTAATATCTCATCCTTCTTTTGGATATTTGGCAAATGAGTATAATTTAGTTCAATATTCAATTACAGGATTAAACGAAGAAGAAGAACCTTCTCCTGCTAAAATTAGAGAGATTATTAAATTAATAAAACAAAAGAATATTAGGTATCTTTTATATGATCCAAACGAAAATATTAATATCATAAAGCCTATTATTAATGAAACAAAGATAAAGACAGTAGAAGTTTATGGAATGGGTGTTAGCTCTTCTGATATGTCAAAAAATCAAACATATATTGGTTTAATGAAAAAAAATCTTTTGGCAATTAAGAAAGCATTGCTTGAGTAA
- a CDS encoding cation-transporting P-type ATPase, protein MKDYKKPFNSLSISDTLKILETNLDGLSSQTAAERLGLYGKNMLSFSFSIQGNKN, encoded by the coding sequence TTGAAAGATTATAAGAAGCCGTTTAATTCTTTGAGTATATCTGATACACTCAAAATTTTAGAAACCAATCTTGATGGATTATCGTCACAAACAGCTGCTGAAAGATTAGGTCTATATGGCAAAAATATGTTAAGTTTTAGCTTTAGCATACAAGGAAATAAAAATTGA
- a CDS encoding 2-isopropylmalate synthase, protein MNVKFNKKTKMLEIEYQFREVTEPNLFRNIYPYNEVPRLVFNHRNVPMNIPDRLYITDTTFRDGQQARSPYTVEQICRIYDYLHELDNGSGIILHTEFFVYSKQDREAVIKCLEKGYDFPKVTAWIRAKKEDFELAKDIGIKETGILVSCSDYHIFKKLKMTRSEAIKTYLSVVSQAMEAGITPRCHFEDITRADFYGFVLPFINELMNLSKQSGVPVKIRACDTLGLGSPIPGVSMPRSVPQIIYGLVNYGEVPSEHLEWHGHNDFHKAVINSTMAWLYGASMVNTSIFGIGERTGNTPLEAMVMEYIQLRGSSDGMNVKVITEIAEYFQKELGYQIPPMTPFVGENFNATRAGIHADGILKDEEIYNIFDTTTLLGKPPKVIVDAYSGLAGIAAWLTQYYKTKGIDAIVDKKDPIVLKLKEWVDEQYKNGRTTAISDEELDSQLNSIVEKKDNYYL, encoded by the coding sequence ATGAATGTCAAATTTAATAAAAAAACTAAGATGCTTGAGATTGAATATCAGTTTAGAGAAGTAACTGAACCTAATTTGTTTAGAAATATATATCCTTATAATGAGGTTCCAAGACTTGTTTTTAATCATAGAAATGTTCCAATGAATATACCAGATAGACTATATATTACTGATACAACATTTAGAGATGGTCAACAAGCAAGATCACCATATACTGTAGAACAGATCTGTAGAATTTATGATTATCTACATGAACTTGATAATGGTAGTGGTATCATTTTGCATACAGAGTTTTTTGTTTATTCAAAACAGGATAGAGAAGCTGTCATTAAATGTCTAGAAAAAGGCTATGATTTTCCAAAGGTTACTGCATGGATTAGAGCAAAAAAGGAGGATTTTGAGTTAGCAAAAGATATTGGAATAAAAGAAACAGGAATATTAGTTTCATGTTCAGATTATCACATTTTCAAGAAACTTAAAATGACCAGAAGTGAAGCAATAAAGACTTATCTTTCTGTTGTATCTCAAGCAATGGAGGCTGGAATAACCCCTAGATGTCACTTTGAGGATATAACTAGAGCAGATTTTTATGGGTTTGTGCTACCCTTTATTAATGAACTTATGAATCTTTCAAAACAATCAGGAGTTCCAGTAAAGATTAGAGCTTGTGATACCTTAGGATTGGGTTCTCCTATACCTGGAGTATCTATGCCAAGAAGTGTTCCTCAAATAATATATGGCCTAGTAAATTATGGTGAGGTTCCATCCGAACATTTAGAATGGCATGGACATAATGATTTTCATAAAGCTGTTATAAATTCAACAATGGCGTGGTTATATGGAGCTTCTATGGTTAACACATCTATATTTGGCATTGGTGAAAGAACAGGTAACACACCACTTGAAGCAATGGTTATGGAATATATTCAATTAAGAGGAAGTTCTGACGGTATGAATGTTAAGGTAATAACAGAAATTGCTGAATACTTTCAGAAAGAATTAGGATATCAAATACCACCTATGACTCCATTTGTAGGTGAAAACTTTAATGCTACAAGAGCTGGTATACATGCAGATGGAATTCTTAAAGACGAGGAGATATATAATATTTTTGATACAACAACTCTACTTGGGAAACCACCCAAAGTTATTGTAGATGCTTACTCTGGACTTGCAGGTATAGCAGCATGGCTTACACAGTATTATAAGACAAAAGGAATAGATGCTATTGTTGATAAAAAAGACCCTATTGTATTAAAGCTAAAAGAGTGGGTTGATGAACAGTATAAAAATGGGAGAACCACTGCCATAAGTGATGAAGAACTTGACAGTCAATTAAATAGTATTGTTGAAAAAAAAGATAATTATTATTTATAA
- a CDS encoding metal ABC transporter permease — protein sequence MLSYAFMQRALLAGFFISIIAPFIGSFTTLKRFSQIGDSLSHTAIVGVAASLLLSINPIIGSIIATIIFSLLLYYIKGKFIRYAEISLSLVSVIALALASVLFGIMKSSANVMSFLFGSIVLVNWIDVAVIVTISIISFVILFGLKNKLLYTTFDEIGAKVSGINTEFFEIVLNILTALIIAVSVRIIGGLLISALLVFPVAISMQIASNFKRLLIFSTITSIVSVLSGIILSYYFDIPPGGSIILVFIAISIIIEIYKKLIRKE from the coding sequence ATGTTAAGTTATGCATTTATGCAAAGGGCATTATTAGCTGGATTTTTTATTTCAATTATAGCTCCATTTATTGGTTCGTTTACAACACTAAAAAGGTTCTCTCAGATTGGTGATTCATTATCACATACTGCAATAGTAGGTGTCGCAGCTTCATTATTGCTAAGCATAAATCCAATTATAGGGTCAATAATAGCAACAATAATATTTTCTTTACTTCTTTATTATATAAAAGGCAAATTCATAAGATATGCTGAGATTTCATTATCATTAGTTTCTGTAATTGCACTTGCTTTAGCTTCAGTATTATTTGGTATTATGAAAAGTTCAGCAAATGTAATGAGTTTTCTTTTTGGAAGTATTGTCTTAGTGAATTGGATTGATGTGGCAGTTATTGTAACCATATCAATAATATCTTTTGTTATTTTATTTGGACTCAAGAATAAGCTTTTGTACACAACTTTTGATGAGATAGGAGCTAAGGTTTCTGGAATAAATACAGAATTTTTTGAAATTGTTCTAAACATTTTAACAGCACTAATTATTGCAGTATCAGTTAGAATTATTGGAGGGCTTTTAATCTCAGCTTTACTTGTATTTCCAGTTGCAATATCAATGCAGATTGCATCAAATTTCAAAAGGCTTTTGATTTTTTCTACAATTACATCAATAGTAAGCGTTTTATCAGGGATTATTCTCTCTTATTATTTTGATATACCACCAGGTGGAAGTATTATACTAGTTTTTATTGCAATTTCAATAATTATCGAAATATATAAAAAGCTTATTAGAAAGGAATAA
- a CDS encoding SLC13 family permease — translation MQSYVLASVIFVIIYIFIATEKVNKAAIAIFGAVLMIALGIVSQEKAIEEYIDFNTIFFLIGMMIVVGILKESGLFEYLAVKSAKISKGNPIVIMVLLSIITAFFSAFLDNVTTVLLITPVMIYIARKLNINPIPLAITVIFASNIGGTATMIGDPPNILIGSQVKLDFIEFANNLSLISIFILIVTIFIFSLIYKNDLKKSKSNSQLLEGLSEDNLIKDNKLLIKSLFVLFIAILGFIFHSQIHLESATIALFAAALLMILSGFEPVKIFKEVEWETIFFFIGLFVMVGALEETGVIKMLAEKLLSITNGNEIVTAISILWLAAIASAFLDNIPFTATMIPLIKITGEISGMDIYPFWWALALGACLGGNGTSIGASANVVTIGMLKEEGINISFGKYLKIGFPVMLISIIISTIYIVLRYY, via the coding sequence GTGCAAAGTTATGTTTTAGCAAGTGTCATTTTTGTTATTATCTATATTTTTATTGCCACTGAAAAAGTAAATAAAGCTGCTATTGCAATATTTGGAGCTGTATTAATGATTGCATTAGGAATTGTAAGTCAAGAGAAAGCTATTGAAGAGTATATAGATTTTAATACCATTTTTTTCTTAATAGGTATGATGATAGTAGTAGGAATATTAAAAGAATCAGGTCTTTTTGAATATTTAGCAGTTAAATCAGCAAAAATTTCAAAAGGTAACCCTATTGTTATTATGGTTCTCTTATCAATTATAACTGCCTTTTTTTCAGCTTTTTTAGATAATGTAACAACAGTTTTATTAATTACCCCTGTTATGATTTATATTGCACGTAAACTAAATATTAACCCAATTCCATTAGCAATTACAGTTATTTTTGCATCAAATATTGGTGGAACTGCAACAATGATTGGTGACCCACCAAATATATTAATTGGAAGTCAAGTAAAACTTGATTTTATTGAATTTGCAAATAACCTTAGCCTAATATCAATATTTATATTGATTGTCACCATTTTTATTTTCTCATTAATTTATAAAAATGACCTTAAGAAATCAAAATCTAATAGTCAGTTGTTAGAAGGCTTATCAGAAGATAATCTAATAAAAGATAATAAATTGTTAATAAAATCATTATTTGTTCTTTTTATAGCAATATTAGGTTTTATTTTTCACAGCCAAATACATTTAGAAAGTGCCACAATAGCATTATTTGCTGCAGCATTACTAATGATTTTAAGTGGTTTTGAACCAGTTAAAATATTTAAAGAGGTTGAATGGGAAACAATTTTCTTTTTTATAGGTTTATTTGTAATGGTAGGTGCATTAGAAGAGACTGGAGTTATTAAGATGTTAGCAGAAAAATTGCTAAGTATTACTAATGGAAATGAAATTGTTACTGCAATATCTATATTATGGTTAGCAGCAATTGCCTCTGCTTTTTTGGACAATATACCCTTTACTGCAACTATGATTCCTCTTATCAAGATAACTGGTGAGATATCTGGAATGGACATTTATCCATTTTGGTGGGCTCTTGCCTTAGGTGCTTGCCTTGGCGGCAATGGAACTTCAATTGGTGCTTCTGCTAATGTAGTTACAATTGGCATGCTTAAAGAAGAAGGTATTAATATTTCATTTGGTAAATATTTAAAGATTGGATTTCCAGTAATGCTAATATCAATAATTATATCAACAATATATATTGTATTAAGATATTATTAA